In Haliotis asinina isolate JCU_RB_2024 chromosome 15, JCU_Hal_asi_v2, whole genome shotgun sequence, the sequence GCCCCCAAATTAAGTACAATATAAAGGGTTGAACCACTTACTGTTACCTGTGTTATTCTAGAGAAGAAAGAATAGGGGGAATGGAAGGAACTTTTTCCAATTTGCATAGTAGCATCATTTTGTATTGTAAACAGCAAGTGGTGTCACACTGGATTGGTTGATCCTGTATGTGAAGTGTTAACGCACATGTGAATATTATTTTACCCTTTATATGCTTTTCTCATGCATAGTCAGTGCTCATTGAGAAATACTTCTTCCACACACTTTAAATCTTTGGGCTTTGAAAGTAAACCACATTTTGTTCAAAGTTTCCAAAAAGGTAACAGATAGTCCTTGAATCATACAACTACATGGGAATCTTAAGATTGCCAGTGAAACATAGGATAGTCATTAAAAAATAAGAACTGGTGCATGGTAGATACTGGCTTTGAGTGACCTCTattcattgattgtttttatGATAGAACATAGCAAACAACCACATCAGTGTTTCCTTGTTCACCATGTTCACCAGTGTATTTAGATAGAGGTGataaatgttatgttttgtgatgtatttcTCCATATCAAAAAATACTTTGACAAGCAAATCTGAAAGGAGCTCCTCAAGTTCGATTGATAGGGCAGTATGGGGTCACCTGGTTTTACCTTGGCCTGTTTGTGATTGTGTAAGCTGGTCAAAACCAGTCACAAGGTTATAGTTAGTGATAAGGAATATTACAAATAGCTTGCCAGGGTAAACATTTCACAGTCCAGTGAATGATTGCTGTGTTTAACTATGAAATGACATAGTTTTTAGGTAAGCTGAAATGTTTACTGATCAGACAGAAGCTAAATTGTGTTACTTTAAATTCAGCACCATCATTTGTTTATTTCCTAAGGCTTatctcatgtgaaatatgtgtcaTGTGTTAATGATTACCTATGATATGTGACCATTCATCCAGCATTTGAGATTGTAAGGTCTAAACAGGCAGTTGTACATGTCATGAGCCAACCCCACTCGATTTGATCATCTGGTAGTGCTACTTGTATGTTTGTCGTAACTGAACACATGGAATCCCTTAGCATATGTTTCTTAAAACTGATCACAGAATTCTGTTCCATTATAGACATATTGAACATGTTATTGAATATTCAGTCATTTATTATTAATAACACCCATGATGATTTACTCTTGAAAGATTCTCTGATCTAATGATAATTCCAGAGCTCAGGTAGGGCACAGTGCCTTGTGGCATGTTTGGTTGTACTCTAGTtgtaatgaaatatatgaaattgCATATCAAGTATGTTGTAGATTTTGTAAGAAGAAGATTTCAGTTACATGTAAATGAAGTAGGGTCATAATGCCAGTTAACATAAGAGAGACGGGTAAATGATTCATGTGATATTATTTTGATTCTTTGATTCTTTCGTTTTTATCAGTTACTATTTTGAGCCTTAAGACATTTGTCTCTTGTACTTTTTACACAAAACAGCAAACATGACTTGTTCAGAGTGAGTGATGGGTACTTGGCTGATGGGTAGTCATCCTGTCTCTAATAATCTCTACCTATAACAGAAATGACGTGTATTAGTTCTTTACAGGTTTTCAGTGAAGTATGATTTTAACAGACAAGGTGGCCTGTTATGCACAACTGTTGAAGTGCTGCATTGCAATACCTATTGTGACCTCAGTATCGAGATACATATCGTATGGTGAGGCACCTGCATCATGACACCTGTAAATGAGCATCTATTTTCATAACTGAGATGTGATGACAATTATCAGCCAAGTTAGTGAGTCTGCCCATGCCATTCTGTTAAGTGCTTCttccaagcatgggttgttgggGACCAGTACTAAGGTAGATCCTCAACAGTGTCTTGGCtatgtaaacataacataagGGCCTGGAAACAagtttcagaagattgacattGCCCTTTTACTGACATAATTGTACTGTTTCATTTACAGGATAAAAGAAATGACCCCTTATATGTGACATGTGATACCGAGTTGGGTCAGACTGGTGACAATGGTGCAGTTGTTCAACATGTTCAAGATATCTCGTGAGTCCCTGGAGTCCGGGGTGGGGGTCATACTAAGGGTCCCCGCCCTCTTCGTCATGGAGGTGTGGTACCGCACTGATCCCCTGAAGACGGTCCAGGTGCATACCAAGGATGTTGAGATCATCATCAAAGTCGTCTATTACATGGGTAGGAGGAAACTACTCTGCTTCAACTTCTGCTCACTCTCACACCATCTTGTGTTTGGCTTTGAATGACTTGTcaaagagttacttcccttgccTTCTGATTTTTTTAGGTTAACTGGAAAGTGGGAAGGAAAAAGCGTATTTTAAAGAGGTCCAGGGGGATCCAGTACTTTCAAGAGGTTCAGATCTAATTATTATTATGACAGTATTTTCAGAAGGTAATAGGAAAgtaaaatgcctttcaaacaGAACATTATCACACATATTACAAAAATAGCGTTAATGGTCTTGTTCAGTCGTTATTGttaaaaatgtaatgaaattttTTTACATGTAGTTGGTGGTGAGGGAGAAGCTGTTTTACATGTTGACATTCATTCACCATTGCATGACAGCCTTAACAAGAACTGAGTATTCTTATGGCCATTTTCTAGCCTTAACATGTAATGCAATTTGGTATATGTGTAGTTAGTAGAGTCCGCTGACACATGCTGAATCTTCTTGGGTAGTGTTTTAAGTTTTGATCTTTGTTTAATATGTTGGATtgtttataaatataaatgaatatattcatgaatttTGCTAAATATGGATAAATATCTACTCAGAGGAAAATCCTTAAGCAGTATCTTGACTTTCCATGTTTGTAATGTCTCCATGTTTTCTATTGTTATTGTAATGTCTCCATGTTTTCTATTGTTATTGTAATGTCTCCATGTTTTCTACTGTTATTATTGTAAATTGTATGTTTTCTAATGTTATTGTAATGTTTCTATGTTTtctattgttattattgttgttattattttttcagctctTCTGTTTGCTGTTGCTATTGGCACCCTCCCACTGAAGAAACTGGTGACTTTCTATGTGTACCTGGTGAGCGGACTGATGTTGCTAGGGTCCTTCTTCCTGTCACAGAGCTTTGTCCAGGTGGAGGTACTGGAGAACAAGGAGCAGACGTGGGCAGATCTATTTGATGACAAGGAGCACACAGAGAGGCTGATCCTGCACCTAATCGCCCAGGCCTTCATGGCTGCTCTTATCACATACCTGGTTGAACTCAAGGACTGGACACGCTTCCTCATGCTTGTGTTTACACTGCCTGTACTGGCTCGCTCGCTGGGCTTCCCACTCAACgatttacacattgtgcatAACTTTGCATCCATTTTCTCAACTCTCATTGTGCTGTTCTACGTGTTTAACAATCTTGGGAATATCATCGACAATTGTAAGGAAGGAATCAATAATGTTGTCCTTGCCTTCCGTGCATTTGGAGTCTTCCctgttttcatcacattttggcATTCCGTACTACTTCCCATACAACTGTTGATATTCTGGCTGGTTATGTTCATCACACAactgtatgtgtatttatattcTGAAAACCATCCTATTATGCAGGAAGGTTGGATTGTGATTATCCTAGCaagtattggtgaatgttgtgcaACACCAATCAGTCTGTTTGCATTATGTGTAACTATTACCTACGCATCATACAGTATTCTCACTTTGACCAAGCTGTACCTCCAAGGATTCGAGGCATGGTCACAAGATGTGGATGCAATGCGAGGATGGACAGAGGGATTCACGATGTTGTTAATAGCCATTCAGACAGACCTCCTTGATCTTCGACCACTTCAAAGAGCATTTCTGATGAGCATCCTTTTATTCATAGTAGCATCTTCGCTAATTCAGTCAATGTATGAAATTGCTGATCCAGTATTGTTGGCACTTAGTGCGTCCCACAACAAGAGTGTGTTCAAACATGTGAGAGCTGTGGCTCTGTGTACATTCCTGTGGATGTTTCCCCTGTACATGACCTACTCCATCTGTCAGTATTTTGACCTGGATTTCTGGCTCATGGTCATTGTGTCCAGCTGCATGCTCACCTCTGTGCAAGTCATTGGTTCACTGGCAGTGTACTCACTATTCATGTATGACTCTTTCAGGAACGAGCCCTGGGAAATGCTGGATGATGTCATATACTGTGCGCGAGCCATCACACGTGTTCTGGAATTCGTTGTtgctgtgtttgttgtgtgttatGGACTGAAGGAGTCACTGTTTGGAGAATGGAGCTGGATCAACTCCTCCATCTTGATTGTCCACTGTTACTTCAATGTATGGCAGAGACTGCAGAGTGGCTGGAAGAGCTTCTTGCTGCGGAGGGAGGCTAGTAAGAAGGTTGAGAGCCTCCCGGCAGCCTCTGAATACCAGCTATCCTGCTTGGATGATGTTTGTGCTATCTGCTATAATGAGATGAAGAGTGCGCGGGTGACTCCGTGTGGCCACTTCTTTCATGGTGTGTGTTTACGTAAATGGCTGTATGTGAAGGACAGTTGCCCGATGTGTCACCGTGACATTCACCAGGAGGTGGCAGCAGGATCTGATGCCAACAGGGAGGACTTTGTGATGAATCCAACTCTTGCATCCCAAGATGATGACGACAGTTCTGAGACAACATCTTCGCAGACAACTGAGTCCAGTGACAGTAGTGCCATGGCAGAGGATGGAAACGTGGATGTGGACAATGACCACCATAACCTTTTAGGAGATGCCGGACATGTGTCCAAGTTTGACCTGATTGAGGGCGTGGCAGAAGCTGCGAGCCCCacaaacaatgacaatgatgatgtaGAGACTAATGCATGGGTAAGGGGTCAGGGTTTGGCTGATggtggtggaggaggggatGTTAGGAGAAGGTATGGGCCCATTCATCACCAGATctgatgcctacctgggtgtgGACTTCCAGAGTGATCATATCCCATGTTTATTGCTTTATTCAAGTTGTTCTGCTGAATCCTCATGTCATTGTTTATTAATTTATGCTCAAGTAATCTGACATGCCATTTAAAATGGTGCAACTGTAAGGTGCATGTAGATCCGTGAAGGTCATGTTAAGGAAATACGTTGGGAGATTGGTCTTCTGTAacgcatgcttgtcataagagtcgACTGAccagatcgggtggtcaggctcgctgacttggttgacacatgtcatcatgtcccagtttCGTAATtggatgcttatgatgtcaatcactgaattgtctggtccagacatgatttttTACAGACTACTGTTCTATAGCTGGAATAAGGTATTACCCTGAGATTTCACTGTTCTGTGTACATGGTCTGTAAGTGTAGTCACTTGTTTTTGTTCATGACAAGacagagaaatatttttctCTTTAAGTTATGGTATTGTTATTACAGCACATGTGGCAGTCTGTGGGAGACTAGTCATCAGCTGTAACTTACATTGCATTTGTACAGTTATTGTGTTAACGTATTGATATTGTCTGCTTATTGTTCTTGTATTTTACTATGAGTACAGACATAAcaaattatcttacctcacacttAACTGTCGTTTTCTGACTGGCCGAGTGCTCTTCAATCATTTCCAATGTTCCCCACATACATGCAGGATAATGCTACACGCTGGGAATGCTGAACTTTGGGAATTCATTTAGTACTTCATGTTAGTAATTATTTATCTAAAATTACTTAgttatgtatgatgtatggaaAATACTGATGCTTTGCAAATGCAATTTGATGTAAGGGTGACAACTCTAATTTTTTTCTGTCTGACTTCGTAGGTATTGGCTAATTACCTAACTCTGGTACTGCCTATTAAGATCTGATACCTGTGCTTCAAAATTTTCAGAATATACtttgaggtgttcagtaagataaatactttgCTCACTGGTCCCTCGGATGCATAGGTTGATGGGGATCCCAGACCCTTAAATATTGTTATTAATACTGCTATTGTAATGCGTATTATTATCAACACATTAATTGTATGTGTAAtgaaattgcaaatgataccataacccAGCTAGTAACAAAGTGAGTGAAAATTTATTGATTCTTGATTGGAATTTTTACAGACGTATTTGGACTTTTCCTGGGTCCCCGTTGTTGTACTGATAAATTTTGTTGCATCCACAGTCAGTGTATAGGACGCAGGAATTCTCATCCTGTGAATCCCTGTAGAGGCTACATCAACCTttttcttacctcacacatgaatgttgctttctgattagctaagcgctattctattattttcaatgtaccccgcttacaggcgatgtattattttcagtgtacactgCTGGGAATTCCAAACTCTtttggtgcttcatggtagtacttttttgcctcgaataacactgaatcatgcATCAGgcatggaaattaccaatgttttgcgattgagaatcgatggaagggagatcactctaaatctgtttaccttttgTCATCTGCagatggcgattcgcctcgcattcaacagaagtgcttcagacagttcaaaattaaaatgtttggtaagataaatacgttgttcactggtccctccgggtccatgggctcatgtaccctcgaggcttgtttatgttcccctcgctATAAAcacacctcgagggtacatgagcccacgGTCCCCttgcgaccagtgaacaacttataatgtactcctcgtgaccagtgaaaaAATTATTATCCTTGTGATGCATGGCACTATTGTCCATAAACCATATTACCTGATCTAtgtattgaaaaatatatacatttagtGTCAAATGTGAACAAGCTGTAAATGTATAGCATTAGAAGACAAAAGGCAATTATGTGCTGAATGAGTTGTAACAATGCCCTCGATACTGTGGGAATACTAGAATAGTGAATGGATTTGAATGCAAATGAAGAcagtatattttttttgtaaacacGAGACAGGAAACTGATTTAGTGTGCCTATTTGTATTTTAGACATACAAGCTTCTCTCATGTCTGTGCCCAAATATTATAGAGCCAAgatgtaaatattgaaatgagTTATTTATTTGTTGAAGAGTGTGTTAGAGGTGAACTAAGGTTGTCTGATACTGATGTTGCTGCCTGTTTGTTATGTTATTTTAGGAGTTGCTGTGGCTGGTGATACTACTATCACCACAAACAGAAAGAGTAACTGAGTATATTGTAATGGGATAGTTCTGTCATTCAAGACAAGCTGGACAGTAGCAAGAGACATCAACAGATATCAAACTATGGTGCAGTAACACAACCCCTCTCACTTATGCACTGGTGAAGGTCATCTGTTCTTTcctggcggtggggtagcctagtgagtACAGCATCCCCTTGTCACatggaagacccaggtttgattcctgacatggatacagtgtgtgtagctcatttcaggtgtcccgtgccatgatattgctggaatattgctaaaagtggcgtgaaactaCTCACTCAGTATCCTGGTGGTATTACTTCACACACTGACTGATTCAGAGGGTGTATTCACAGTTGGTCGGGCTATAAGGGATCTGCAAGGTTAAAGTGTGTGATATGTGCTTGTTTTACCTGTTGTCATGTGGAAATGTTTGATAACTGTTCAATTTTGTTCATATTGATCTGTTGCATATCTTGCCCAATTGTGaacaaaacccatttctggggGTATACTGGCAATGTCTTAATATGTCCTGCTAATAATAACAATGAATGTGTATAATAAACCACTGTTACACATCATAGTTCACTTGTTTATTGGCTGCCttttttatcatgaaaacattGATATTCATCCATTATATGAGCCTGAAGCCTGCAGGTGTCACTCAGCTGGTAAACACATCTCTTTGGGCTTGCCCTCCTTCGATGTtgagcacatttctggtgtcctcaccCATGATATTGCTCAAATACTCTGTCAATCATCTGAAAATGAACGAGCACATGGTGATGTCTCATGGTACCACCCGATCACCCGATTTATATTAAATCACATGTATCTTCtcttgtatgtgcgtgtgtgtggtggtggtgattagtgtgtgtgtgtgtgtgtgtgtgtgtgtgtgtgtgagagagagagagagagagagagagagagatgataATTATGTCTGGTTAATCCCACAAACAACCGTTACATGAACTTTATGGTTAAGATCAGCCGTCACCCGAATGAATGTATATCGAGTATATCTCTGCCGTCCGGAAACACAATCCAGCCATATAAATATATGCTTTTCATGTCTAACATAATAGAAGAGcttgtaaaatataaatatgtatacagTTTGATCATCACTTCAGGTGAAACATTTGAATTTGTATAGTAGACTTAAGTATCCATAATTACAGTATCGGATTCATATTCGACACTGTATTCGTGGATCATGCAACATCATGTACAGTCCTAGATGTGTCCAGAATTATCACCCGAACACATATTTATAGCATGTCTGTGAGTTTAACTATATTACTGATAGGCAAATGAACTGGCATTGATCAGACGAGAATGAATGGGTTGAGTGCCTTGCTAAGTATCAGTATATGAGGTAAAGGGgttctatacatttacaacggGGATGAAAGAGCTTTTGTGAAGCCAACATCAACTTTAAGAAGAGGCAGATCCACCTCATACTAAAAATAAACTTTCCCTTGAACATTTCCCCCGACATGGACTTCATGACATATGTGCACGACTCCACCCGTCTAGCCTCTGCCCCCTTGCACCACGTTCTGCTACATTTAATTAACTCGTTAGATCAGGTGTTGGTTGTAAGTAGGTGACTTTACCAGTACTAGGTATAGATAACAGAGAATCACAGCTCAGTGGTCATTACTGATCAGCAGATGAGGACTGTTGCTaatgattgacaaaacaaacataaatgcatatatttatttgtttgaattCAGGAGGCAAGAGTGGAAGTTAAATTGGTAAAATAACTGGAATCAATAGGCTTACTGTCTGTAAATTCCTGAAGAGGTATTCTCGAGAAGGAAATACAGACATCATCAGAGAAGAGGCGACAGAAGAAAATCAACCGACAGGGATACTAGGGCTTTATTGAAGACTGTTAGATGTAACAGGAGGAAGTCTCTttaaggtatatatatatatcctcactTTGGAACCAGATATCTCAAGTGAGACTGttcaagaggacaatacaaaGGCGTCTTCAGGAAAATAGTTTTCATAGAGGAACTGTGAGGAAGAAAACCACTATATCCcctcaaaacattttcatgagtACTTTCATggatgtacagtgttcccagaaattattgagaaaatctttgtttttttcttatgaTGCTAAGAGTGGAAAaggggctttcactatgcactaagcatactaaataagggagacaactcttgaaggcttagaaggcagctcattacgtcaagagttatctcccttgtcttagcagacggcttcctgtgttgacatggcagaatttacagcaagagagaaaagaaagctcattctagatgattttgaaaggggcgaggctgatgctaaagtgttatcttgtagacatggtattcctctgtctacagtatacagaactttgaagagtattcaaacaggaaccgggatagagcacaaagcaggggcaggtcggcctaggaaattcagtgttgtggatcgccgaagacttgggcagattgtgagtaggggcaaattgaaaagtcttgagaacatcagaaatgaaatgattagcagaggaagtcctcaggtatgcaatgaaacagtcaggcaggaattacagagacttaattgggtgaaaaaaacgtggaattccctcgccgttgatgaaagatgcacaaaaggaaaaacgtttaaactggtgtcgggctcatgaaaatcaagattgggataatgttttcttttcggatgaaagttctgtttggcttttccctaactgtgtgaaaatttggaccaaagatactgtcaaacctatctaccagcgaccaaaacatagcccgaagtttcacatgtggggtggcatatcggctcgcggagtgacgccattctgtgttttcacgggaaacttgacaaaagaaagatacgttgacattctaaatggtcaccttcttccgacagcacaaacattgtatgaagatgattggattttccaacatgataatgacccaaaacactgcgcgctacacaaaacagtagttgtcgggcgaaaatgttcaagttttagactggcccagttacagcctagacctaaacccaattgagaatgtgtggggagtcatgaaggacagaataaaccaaaagggactgagaaatattgaagatatgaaggccgaggtggtccaatattgggataccctgtcacacgattacctacaaactttgatgggtagtgtgcctaggtgtattcaggcatgcattgctgagcgaggaggtcgaacaaagtactaaaacaagattgagactgtaaaaggatgatgttttaacatgtttatgtaagtaaaacgccagacgttaataaacgtaatgagttccatgacgcaacatgattctcaataatttctgggaatactataaataGAGATTGGTCCAGGGTAATATATTCAGATGAGACTCAAGTTACAGGAAAAGATCAGGAAATTAATGTTTGGAGAACCAATGAAGAAAAGGGGAAACCCCGGTTTCCAGGCTACAAACacagttacatgaaataaaaatcaAGCAGAATCTGATAAATAATGTTGAAGGTATCTGGACATCACTTACTCCAGAGTACATAAACTCACTGTATTCTACTCTACCTAAGCGAATGAGGGCTGTACATGCAGTAAATGGCAGTATTTCgaaatactgaaaatatcagGTAAGTCACTTCAGGCATTATTTTGAAATCAAACTTTATTAACATCCCATCTCAGAAGGCGAAAATTACATGGCAGCCATTTTGTGAACATTAATATGACACATGAGTGTACGTTTGGTAGCAGCTGCAAAAGCTGTACTTGGCTGATGCTTCATCGTGAATAAAGAGGAATGATGCCATGTGCACCGCCTTCCCTAAAACCCTGCATACGCTGCTGACATCGTTCTTGTTCGAAGTAATTCTCATGACAATAAGCCAATGTGAAAACGTTCGTAAGGGACACGAGTTTCAGTTGGTACGAGCTATCCACAAATGATTCACGTTCATGTTGTTCCTTCACCAGATCATTAAGTGTCGATGATCCAGTTCACTCAGTCCTGGCTTAAACTTATATGTTTATAGGTACTTGAGGGACTTACCTATGTGCATTTCAACAGATGTGTAGTAAGGGTTGATTCAATGTTTCAGCTATCCTTATTCACGCAGCTGCTTATCATCGTCGGTAACACATCCGTTTAAAACGAAACCACAAGTCCAGAGTGTTCCCGTTAAAGGCGCACTTGTAGCCACCTTTCCATGATTTGTCCCATTCCCTATTTACAATCTTAAAGGCGACATCCTCGTATGGCGGCCCGGCACTGAAGCGGATTATAGCCAAGTCTTTGCTCTCTTCACACTGGGTAATGCTATACGTGGGCGTCACTGTCTTGTCGATCAAGTCCGGGTAAAAGATGGTAAATGTGTACCCCATCACAGTTTTTGGCGGGGGATTGTCGATGTCGTAATGGGTGCGGTTGTACTTATTCCAAACAAACCCTGTCTTAACACGGTTTAAATATCTTGGCTTCCTCGGTTTGTATTTATTTCCCCAagtatatatttgattttgaagtGTATGTTCGTTCTCGAAACTGATTTCATCCTCCTGCTGCACGTGATCCATGTGCAGGGGTTGACTGTACATTTCAAGCACCCGATTACGGGCTTTTCGAAGTTTTTCCAGGTCGTCCTCCGGGTCAGTAACTGTTATATCCCGGTCGATTTCTGATGCTTTTAAATATTTCGGTGAGTAATCTTGTTGAAAAAGATCAATACTCCGTCGTACGTAATGACGAGTTATTGATTTTGAATGTCCTCTCTCCTGACCAACAACTGTCATGGGTGACTTATTACTTGATACACTCGGCATTCCCTTCGTGTCTTTACCACGTGACTCCCTAACAGTTTCCTTGGTATCATACGGCAGATGTGAAATAATTGTGTCAGTCTTTCGTTTTAGTAAAGGTTTTTGGAGTTCTTGAAGTCTTGCGTATGATAGATAAAATGTTAATTTGTGAAGCAAACATTCCCAGTAACTGACATCTACGTCCTTTCCCGAGTCTATCTTCTGTTCAATTTGATTCCTAAGAATGACAAGTTGATTGCTAGTTTTCCCTCTAAATAGAACGTCGACATCTGGTGACACGGCGTGGTTTATACCGCTTCTCCTCAACAGGTCGTCATCCATATTGTTCTCCTCTAGATGATGACCCACCACGTTCATGACGTCCTCCCAGTAGACACAGCGACCACCCTCGATCTCCTCATACACTTTAATGTCTATGGCAAGATCGCTAAGTTCATTGACGCCGAGCCGCGCTATAACGTTTAAAGGATAATTACTTGGGTGGTCGGCGTGACCCGTGTCTTTGAACTTGACCAGCAAATCTATTGGCTGTGGTCTTCCTTGATTCAGACGGATCTTTGTTCGTTCTCTCGCTTGGCGTAACATAAAAGCGTTCTCTTCTTTCTCCCAATTTTCAAATTCCCCAGCCAACTGAACTTTTCGTGTCTCTTCCATTTCTCTCATTCGCTCACCACGAAGTCGCTCACGTTCCAAACGCCTCTTCTTTAACTTTTCAAGCTCAGTCTTATGTTCTTCCAACAAATTCGCTTTCTTTCGGACACTGTCATGACCAGGTTTTCGTTTTCTGTCTCGCTTCTCCTTTTTGATCCATACAAATTCCTTATCAGCACTCTCATCAGGGACCAGTGTATACAGGGGATGCGGCTGTGGGGATGCCGAACTGCGGTTTTCCTTATTGACGGAAGCAAAAGGTACATTCTTCAGTGGTACCTCACGATCTGACGAGGGCGTTTGTAACGAACTGCAGTAAAACTTCTTGCTTGgggttaacatattttacatgtaaGCAAAACAATCAACCGGCACGTAATATTCCACTCAGCTGTCCTTTCCCTTTGCTATCGACAACTGTACTCTCTACAACCCAGCTCTTTATATATATCACGGATATCATGTTTGTCAGACGATGTCGATGTACTGTAAACGACATCAAACGTACACCCAACGTGTGAATGTTTATTATCTATGGAAATCCCCGTATGATATAAATAGCACCAAGGACAACGGGAGATAACCCCTGCGAAGTTACGAGCTAATTGTCAAATGTTCGTGTCGTGATAgcttgtttgactagaatgtaaacattgaattGAATTAATGCTTGGATTAAAAGATAACAAAACAAGTTAATAAACAACTGTATTGATAGAAGAGGTATATTTACTGTACTCTTGGTCAAGGGGAGCGTCTCTGTCCATGTTTGTGGTCACTGTCATTGTTTCCAAGGTAAACAAGACGATGCTGTGAGTGGAGGAGAGCTAGGCTATCGAGTTCGCACTGTGCAATATGGCGACAAGGAAAGTATTCGATGGAGTGTTCCAGGACCTGCCGGCCAAGGAATCGAAGACAATACGTATTTTCTTCAGCTCGACCTTTA encodes:
- the LOC137265232 gene encoding RING finger protein 145-like — its product is MVQLFNMFKISRESLESGVGVILRVPALFVMEVWYRTDPLKTVQVHTKDVEIIIKVVYYMALLFAVAIGTLPLKKLVTFYVYLVSGLMLLGSFFLSQSFVQVEVLENKEQTWADLFDDKEHTERLILHLIAQAFMAALITYLVELKDWTRFLMLVFTLPVLARSLGFPLNDLHIVHNFASIFSTLIVLFYVFNNLGNIIDNCKEGINNVVLAFRAFGVFPVFITFWHSVLLPIQLLIFWLVMFITQLYVYLYSENHPIMQEGWIVIILASIGECCATPISLFALCVTITYASYSILTLTKLYLQGFEAWSQDVDAMRGWTEGFTMLLIAIQTDLLDLRPLQRAFLMSILLFIVASSLIQSMYEIADPVLLALSASHNKSVFKHVRAVALCTFLWMFPLYMTYSICQYFDLDFWLMVIVSSCMLTSVQVIGSLAVYSLFMYDSFRNEPWEMLDDVIYCARAITRVLEFVVAVFVVCYGLKESLFGEWSWINSSILIVHCYFNVWQRLQSGWKSFLLRREASKKVESLPAASEYQLSCLDDVCAICYNEMKSARVTPCGHFFHGVCLRKWLYVKDSCPMCHRDIHQEVAAGSDANREDFVMNPTLASQDDDDSSETTSSQTTESSDSSAMAEDGNVDVDNDHHNLLGDAGHVSKFDLIEGVAEAASPTNNDNDDVETNAWVRGQGLADGGGGGDVRRRYGPIHHQI